The following proteins come from a genomic window of Gimesia chilikensis:
- a CDS encoding response regulator transcription factor codes for MNTSPQKRVLIIDDDEGLTEPLQLAIEAEGYEVLTAHDGNEGLMKIERDAPDLVLLDLVMPRRSGFAVLDSIINNKQRAPKIVMVTGNSEPKYRELALDRGVDRFIPKPYHIEDLVQTVNELLTAE; via the coding sequence ATGAACACTTCTCCTCAAAAACGTGTCCTCATCATCGACGATGACGAGGGTCTTACAGAGCCTTTACAGCTGGCCATCGAAGCAGAAGGGTATGAGGTGCTCACCGCCCACGATGGCAACGAAGGCCTGATGAAAATCGAACGCGACGCCCCCGACCTGGTCCTCCTCGACCTGGTCATGCCCCGCCGCAGCGGATTTGCTGTCCTCGACAGCATCATCAACAACAAGCAGCGGGCCCCCAAAATCGTCATGGTCACCGGCAACAGCGAACCCAAATACCGCGAACTCGCCCTCGACCGCGGCGTCGACCGCTTCATCCCCAAACCCTACCACATCGAAGACCTCGTACAGACCGTCAACGAACTGCTCACTGCAGAGTAA
- a CDS encoding glycoside hydrolase family 43 protein, whose product MKPQAPCILFLLLCSFLTPLPAAEKPENTNQIFLLPYFLGNGETGVYLAFSTDGLHFDWLNDGKVVMPAPKWGEESLTRDPSIVYHDGKFHMVWTTSWKSRSIGHASSKDLRHWSEPRKIVVWQASDGAKNTWAPEIHWDPEQQEYLILWSTTLETELNDQDQSRDQHGHDHRPYAIRTRDFKTFTKPKLFYSPQPEISVIDPFIAHDDQNTKTPTDDRWIMVIKNEMPADQGGKNLRLVFSKHMQGPYETTLGPPIVGAGTSIVNTMGEGPSLFRHDGLWYLYWDAPGSHFSYCLATSPDLQTWTNRTPEMKLPAKQMRHGTVFLAPENAIGFPLKK is encoded by the coding sequence ATGAAACCGCAAGCGCCCTGCATCCTGTTTCTCCTGCTTTGCTCTTTCCTCACCCCGCTCCCGGCAGCAGAAAAACCAGAAAACACCAACCAGATCTTCCTGCTCCCCTACTTCCTGGGAAACGGTGAAACCGGCGTCTACCTCGCCTTTAGCACCGATGGCCTGCACTTCGACTGGCTCAACGACGGCAAGGTCGTCATGCCCGCCCCGAAGTGGGGCGAAGAAAGCCTGACCCGCGATCCCTCCATCGTCTATCACGACGGTAAGTTCCACATGGTCTGGACCACCAGCTGGAAGTCACGCAGCATCGGCCATGCCTCTTCGAAAGACCTGCGGCACTGGAGCGAGCCCCGCAAAATCGTCGTCTGGCAGGCAAGCGACGGCGCAAAAAACACCTGGGCTCCTGAAATCCACTGGGATCCGGAGCAGCAGGAATACCTGATCCTCTGGAGCACCACGCTGGAAACAGAACTCAACGATCAGGACCAGAGCCGGGACCAGCACGGCCACGACCACCGGCCCTACGCCATCCGCACCCGCGATTTCAAAACCTTCACGAAGCCCAAACTCTTCTATAGCCCGCAGCCGGAAATCAGCGTCATCGATCCTTTTATCGCCCACGATGATCAGAATACGAAAACACCGACAGACGACCGCTGGATCATGGTCATCAAAAACGAAATGCCCGCCGACCAGGGAGGCAAAAACTTAAGGCTCGTCTTCAGCAAACACATGCAGGGCCCTTACGAGACCACGCTCGGACCGCCGATCGTCGGCGCAGGTACCTCCATTGTCAACACGATGGGCGAAGGCCCCTCCCTGTTCAGGCACGACGGACTCTGGTACCTCTACTGGGACGCCCCCGGCAGCCACTTCTCTTACTGCCTGGCCACGAGCCCCGACCTGCAGACCTGGACCAACCGCACTCCGGAAATGAAGCTCCCCGCCAAACAGATGCGCCACGGCACCGTCTTCCTCGCCCCGGAAAACGCCATCGGCTTTCCCCTGAAGAAGTAA
- a CDS encoding xanthine dehydrogenase family protein molybdopterin-binding subunit, translating to MATIDETKTDAGSGDAPKYKVIGTRPIRHDGADKVTGRALYGADIKVKGMIYGAIHRSPHAHAVIKSVDTSKAEALPGVRAVATSADMPEPGDKIAELGEGAVNLNHLSSNNLARTKVLYKGHPIAAVAADNIHIAQEAASLIEVEYEVLPPVMDVLKAMEDDAPVLNPDVHTEEAVSGEMGDKPSNIAKHLVYEKGDIAQGFADAKYVVEKEFRTATVHQGYIEPHVATSLWNNDGQITVWTSTQGTFSVRQQVAELLDVPLARVKVVPMEIGGGFGGKISVYLAPVAAVLSRKSGAPVQLVMDRADVLQATGPTPGSYIKVKMGADADGRITAAEAWMAYEAGGYPGSPIGAGCMCVFSCYDVPNGRVEGYDVCVNKPRTNAYRAPGATNAAFATETVVDELCEQIGMAPIDFRLLNASKEGTRRIDGVTYPRIGLVETLEAIKNSEHFNSALEGDNKGRGIACGFWFNAGLKSAVTATVNSDGSVGLLEGSTDIGGSRTAIAMQFAETLGIAAEDIKPAVVDTDSVGYTDVTGGSRVTYATGWAAYEAGKDLQRQIVARAAELWEVDPSAVSYEDGCVVGPDKRVPFKEIAIELSLTGEPLVGRGVSNHNEPGGAFGAHVVDVEVDPDTGKVDILRYTAAQDCGTAIHPAYVEGQIQGGAVQGIGWGLNEEYWYDTEGSMRNANFLDYRIPTCYDLPMIETIIVEVPNPGHPFGVRGVGEVPIVPPPAALGAAIHEAVDVRMYELPMSPPRVLHELLQKQS from the coding sequence ATGGCGACAATCGATGAAACCAAAACAGATGCAGGCAGTGGTGATGCTCCCAAGTACAAAGTGATCGGCACGCGTCCGATTCGTCACGACGGAGCCGACAAGGTTACCGGTCGTGCGTTGTACGGCGCGGACATCAAGGTCAAAGGGATGATCTACGGTGCGATTCATCGCAGCCCGCACGCGCATGCCGTGATCAAGTCGGTCGATACATCCAAGGCGGAAGCACTGCCCGGCGTTCGCGCTGTGGCGACGAGTGCCGACATGCCCGAGCCGGGTGATAAAATTGCAGAACTCGGCGAAGGGGCCGTGAATCTGAATCATCTGAGCAGCAACAACCTGGCCCGTACCAAGGTGCTCTACAAGGGACACCCGATTGCCGCGGTTGCTGCAGACAATATTCACATCGCACAGGAAGCAGCCAGCCTGATTGAGGTCGAGTACGAAGTGCTGCCTCCGGTCATGGACGTGCTCAAAGCGATGGAAGACGATGCTCCGGTACTCAACCCGGATGTGCATACCGAAGAAGCCGTTTCGGGTGAAATGGGCGACAAGCCTTCGAACATCGCCAAGCATCTCGTCTATGAAAAAGGGGATATCGCCCAGGGTTTCGCGGATGCGAAATACGTCGTGGAAAAAGAATTCCGTACCGCGACCGTGCACCAGGGTTACATCGAACCTCACGTGGCGACCTCGCTCTGGAACAACGACGGACAGATTACCGTCTGGACATCGACCCAGGGAACGTTCTCTGTTCGTCAGCAGGTTGCTGAACTGCTGGACGTGCCGCTGGCCCGTGTGAAAGTCGTGCCGATGGAAATCGGTGGTGGCTTTGGTGGTAAGATTTCGGTCTACCTCGCACCGGTGGCTGCTGTGCTGTCCCGCAAGTCAGGAGCTCCCGTGCAACTGGTGATGGACCGGGCTGACGTGCTGCAGGCAACCGGGCCGACTCCGGGTTCTTACATTAAAGTCAAAATGGGAGCCGATGCTGACGGCCGCATTACCGCCGCCGAAGCCTGGATGGCTTACGAAGCGGGCGGTTATCCCGGTTCGCCGATCGGGGCCGGCTGTATGTGCGTCTTCTCCTGCTACGATGTGCCTAATGGTCGCGTTGAAGGATACGACGTCTGCGTCAACAAGCCGCGGACGAATGCCTATCGGGCTCCCGGGGCGACCAACGCTGCGTTTGCGACAGAAACGGTCGTCGATGAGTTGTGCGAACAGATCGGAATGGCACCGATTGATTTCCGTCTGCTGAACGCTTCGAAAGAGGGAACCCGACGGATCGATGGCGTGACTTATCCCCGCATCGGTCTGGTGGAAACACTGGAAGCGATCAAAAACAGCGAGCACTTTAACTCAGCCCTGGAAGGGGATAACAAAGGCCGCGGCATTGCCTGTGGTTTCTGGTTCAACGCTGGACTGAAGTCAGCTGTGACTGCGACCGTAAACTCAGATGGTTCGGTTGGTCTGCTCGAAGGTTCGACCGACATCGGCGGTTCGCGTACCGCGATCGCGATGCAGTTTGCCGAAACCCTGGGGATCGCCGCGGAAGACATCAAGCCGGCTGTGGTTGATACCGACAGCGTGGGTTACACCGACGTGACGGGTGGCAGCCGCGTAACTTATGCGACCGGTTGGGCCGCTTATGAAGCGGGGAAAGACCTGCAGCGTCAGATCGTGGCCCGGGCCGCTGAGCTGTGGGAAGTCGATCCTTCTGCTGTCTCTTATGAAGATGGTTGCGTCGTCGGTCCCGATAAGCGAGTGCCGTTCAAAGAGATTGCCATCGAGTTGAGTCTGACTGGCGAACCGCTGGTCGGGCGGGGCGTTTCCAATCACAACGAGCCCGGCGGTGCCTTCGGTGCGCACGTGGTCGATGTGGAAGTCGATCCGGATACGGGTAAAGTCGATATTCTGCGTTACACCGCTGCCCAGGACTGCGGAACGGCGATCCATCCCGCTTATGTCGAAGGACAGATTCAGGGTGGTGCTGTGCAGGGGATTGGCTGGGGGTTGAACGAAGAATACTGGTATGACACGGAAGGCAGCATGCGGAATGCCAACTTCCTCGATTACCGGATTCCCACCTGTTACGACCTGCCCATGATCGAAACGATTATCGTGGAAGTGCCGAACCCCGGTCATCCGTTTGGTGTGCGTGGCGTTGGGGAAGTTCCCATCGTACCGCCGCCGGCCGCGCTGGGAGCCGCGATTCACGAAGCAGTCGACGTGCGGATGTACGAGCTGCCGATGTCGCCGCCACGCGTACTGCACGAACTGTTGCAGAAACAGTCCTGA
- the sucC gene encoding ADP-forming succinate--CoA ligase subunit beta produces MKIHEYQAKQLFREVGIPVPEGIVAKTVDEAVAAFEKLDRPLVVVKSQIHAGGRGKGRFKEHPEQAGVVLARSADEVRENAERMLGSTLVTVQTGEEGKQVNTLFIEQGLDIAKELYLGCVIDREAGGPVMILSTEGGMEIEVVAEESPEKILSEPFSIHTGLLGFQARKLAFKLGMEGKTVRHAEKFLCQMSRFFIDNDCSMTEINPLVITGEGELVALDAKVTFDENALFRHKSFDELRDLTEEDPAEVQAGDAGLSYVKLDGNIGCLVNGAGLAMSTMDLIKHHGGEPANFLDVGGGANVDQVTEAFRIILADDNVKAVLVNIFGGIMKCDTIVTALLEAYEKVGFTVPLVVRLEGTNVDTARKMLAESGRDIISANDLTDAAQKVVATLST; encoded by the coding sequence ATGAAAATTCACGAATATCAGGCCAAACAGTTGTTTCGCGAAGTCGGGATTCCCGTACCTGAGGGAATCGTAGCGAAGACCGTCGATGAAGCGGTGGCCGCATTTGAAAAACTGGATCGTCCGCTGGTGGTTGTGAAGTCACAAATCCACGCAGGGGGCCGCGGAAAAGGTCGTTTCAAGGAACATCCGGAGCAGGCTGGTGTGGTACTGGCTCGTTCTGCAGATGAAGTTCGCGAGAACGCGGAACGCATGCTGGGATCGACCCTTGTGACCGTGCAGACCGGGGAAGAAGGCAAGCAGGTCAACACACTGTTCATCGAGCAGGGACTGGACATTGCCAAAGAGCTTTACCTGGGATGCGTGATCGACCGCGAAGCAGGCGGCCCGGTGATGATTCTCTCGACCGAAGGTGGTATGGAGATCGAAGTCGTCGCCGAAGAGTCTCCGGAAAAGATCCTGAGCGAGCCGTTTTCGATTCACACCGGACTGCTCGGTTTCCAGGCCCGCAAGCTGGCATTCAAACTGGGAATGGAAGGCAAAACGGTTCGTCATGCTGAGAAGTTCCTCTGCCAGATGAGCCGTTTTTTCATTGATAACGACTGCAGCATGACCGAAATCAACCCGCTGGTGATCACCGGCGAAGGTGAACTGGTTGCACTGGACGCGAAGGTGACGTTCGACGAGAACGCACTCTTCCGTCACAAGTCATTCGACGAACTGCGGGACCTGACCGAAGAAGATCCTGCGGAAGTACAGGCGGGTGATGCCGGCCTGAGCTACGTCAAGCTGGACGGCAACATCGGCTGTCTGGTGAACGGGGCTGGACTGGCGATGAGCACCATGGACCTGATCAAGCATCATGGTGGTGAGCCGGCTAACTTCCTGGACGTGGGCGGCGGAGCGAACGTCGACCAGGTCACCGAAGCCTTCCGGATCATTCTGGCTGATGACAATGTGAAAGCAGTTCTGGTGAATATTTTCGGCGGGATCATGAAGTGTGATACGATCGTGACCGCGTTACTGGAAGCTTATGAAAAGGTTGGTTTCACGGTACCCCTGGTGGTACGACTGGAAGGGACCAACGTGGATACCGCCCGGAAGATGCTGGCAGAGAGTGGTCGGGATATTATTTCCGCAAACGACCTGACCGACGCCGCTCAGAAGGTTGTGGCCACTTTGAGTACTTAG
- a CDS encoding (2Fe-2S)-binding protein: MAKKRIVTATINGREEEFLCQPRQTLLEVLRNTLNLTGAKEGCSNGNCGACSVVMDGKAVNTCMVLAVEAEGTEIETIEGLAPGDGLDPLQEAFLENAALQCGICTPGYIMSAKAFLDKNPNPTEEEIRFSMAGNLCRCTGYDKIVRAIQQAAEVRCGQAASCEKETV, from the coding sequence ATGGCGAAGAAACGGATCGTAACCGCGACTATCAATGGCCGTGAAGAGGAGTTCCTCTGTCAGCCTCGACAGACCTTGCTCGAAGTCTTACGCAATACACTCAACCTGACCGGTGCCAAGGAAGGTTGCTCCAACGGCAACTGTGGTGCCTGCTCGGTCGTGATGGACGGGAAAGCCGTCAATACCTGTATGGTTCTGGCGGTCGAAGCCGAAGGGACCGAGATCGAAACCATCGAAGGGCTCGCACCCGGCGATGGTCTGGATCCGCTGCAGGAAGCCTTTCTGGAAAATGCAGCGCTGCAGTGCGGCATCTGCACCCCGGGCTACATCATGTCTGCCAAAGCGTTCCTGGATAAGAACCCCAACCCGACCGAAGAGGAAATTCGCTTCTCGATGGCGGGCAATCTGTGTCGCTGCACCGGATACGACAAGATCGTGCGTGCGATTCAGCAGGCTGCGGAAGTACGATGTGGACAAGCTGCCTCATGTGAAAAGGAGACGGTCTAA
- the sucD gene encoding succinate--CoA ligase subunit alpha gives MSILVTEKTRVICQGITGKSGLFHSQQCREYGTPMLGGVTPGKGGTEVDGFPVFNTVEEAVEKTGANTSLIFVPPPFCGEAIMEAADAGIELIIAITEGVPVTDMVRVMEYLKDKPSRLIGPNCPGVITPGIAKIGIMPGYIHTPGSVGLISKSGTLTYEAAWQLGNIGLGQSTAIGIGGDPIIGTTFIDLLEMFQNDPATESIMLIGEIGGTAEIEAAEYIKEHVTKPVAGFIAGKTAPPGKRMGHAGAIISGGSGTADEKIAALEAAGVVVAESPADMGAAVKRAIEKAS, from the coding sequence ATGAGTATTTTAGTTACTGAAAAGACACGCGTCATTTGCCAGGGGATCACCGGTAAATCCGGGCTGTTTCACAGCCAGCAGTGCCGGGAATATGGCACACCGATGCTGGGGGGCGTGACTCCCGGAAAAGGGGGAACCGAGGTTGATGGTTTCCCGGTATTCAATACCGTGGAAGAAGCAGTCGAGAAGACCGGTGCCAACACCAGCCTGATTTTCGTGCCACCTCCGTTCTGTGGCGAAGCGATCATGGAAGCCGCTGATGCGGGTATCGAACTGATCATCGCGATCACCGAAGGTGTTCCCGTCACCGATATGGTACGGGTGATGGAATACCTGAAAGACAAGCCGAGCCGCCTGATTGGTCCGAACTGCCCGGGTGTGATTACTCCCGGGATCGCCAAGATCGGCATTATGCCCGGTTACATTCATACGCCCGGTTCCGTTGGCCTGATCAGCAAGAGTGGTACGCTGACTTACGAAGCGGCCTGGCAGCTGGGGAATATTGGTCTGGGACAGAGCACCGCGATTGGTATTGGTGGTGACCCGATTATCGGGACGACCTTCATCGATCTCTTGGAGATGTTCCAGAATGATCCTGCGACCGAGTCGATCATGCTGATCGGTGAGATCGGGGGAACCGCTGAAATCGAAGCAGCGGAATACATCAAAGAGCATGTGACCAAGCCGGTTGCCGGTTTCATCGCCGGTAAAACAGCGCCTCCCGGAAAACGGATGGGGCACGCTGGTGCGATTATCAGCGGTGGTAGCGGTACAGCGGATGAGAAGATTGCCGCTCTGGAAGCAGCCGGTGTTGTTGTGGCGGAAAGCCCGGCAGACATGGGTGCTGCGGTCAAGCGGGCGATTGAGAAAGCCTCTTAA
- a CDS encoding RbsD/FucU family protein gives MLNGIPPIISPDLMYVLMKMGHGDDIVLADGNFPADSHAQRIIRLDGHGVPEILSALLPFFPLDTFVDQPAGLMNPVDDQAAEPPIWQTYRELIYQHDDRAPELEKIERFEFYERARQAYAIIATSETALYANLILKKGVVVE, from the coding sequence ATGCTCAATGGAATTCCTCCCATCATCTCCCCCGACCTGATGTACGTTCTGATGAAAATGGGACATGGCGACGACATCGTCCTCGCCGACGGCAACTTCCCCGCCGACTCCCACGCCCAGCGTATCATCCGCCTCGATGGTCACGGCGTCCCTGAAATCCTCTCCGCCCTGCTCCCGTTCTTCCCCCTCGATACGTTCGTCGATCAGCCCGCCGGCCTGATGAACCCCGTCGACGATCAGGCAGCCGAGCCCCCCATCTGGCAGACCTATCGCGAACTGATTTATCAGCACGATGACCGCGCTCCGGAGCTGGAAAAAATCGAACGCTTCGAGTTCTACGAACGCGCCCGCCAGGCCTACGCCATCATCGCCACCAGCGAAACCGCCCTGTACGCCAATCTGATTCTGAAAAAAGGGGTCGTCGTCGAATAA
- a CDS encoding IS110 family transposase: protein MFYAGIDLHKQSITVCVVNEARKIEKRKRLMCANEAAIVAFFKEVIQELGPFRAVVEATASYEWLIKLIEPLADKVILAHPGKLRVIAESTRKSDRLDAQVLAEFLSRDMVPASYRPTPRQRDHRGLVRQRSSIQRRITSVKNRMRRIMSNYNADRPDLFRKAGQEYVSSYPLSAADRICMNQLTSEWLFFLQQLKSANQALVDFAGTAPIREQHQRELLQSIPGVGFVITEVVLSEIADIDRFDSQKQVVAYAGLAPGQRESAGKMKELHIEKAGSRYLRWALVEAAWQLVYRVPRWKTIYERLKKRLKAKKAIVAIARRLLGMMVAIMKSGEPFTATHQPA from the coding sequence ATGTTTTATGCCGGCATCGACCTTCACAAACAGAGTATCACAGTCTGCGTCGTAAATGAAGCGCGTAAAATCGAGAAACGGAAACGTCTGATGTGCGCCAATGAAGCTGCTATCGTGGCCTTCTTCAAGGAGGTCATCCAGGAACTGGGGCCCTTTCGCGCGGTCGTGGAAGCGACGGCCAGCTACGAATGGCTGATCAAACTCATCGAGCCCCTGGCTGATAAAGTGATCCTCGCCCACCCTGGTAAATTGCGGGTCATCGCTGAGTCCACGCGGAAAAGCGATCGTCTCGATGCCCAGGTTCTGGCCGAGTTTCTGTCAAGAGACATGGTACCAGCCTCGTATCGCCCAACCCCTCGGCAACGCGATCACCGCGGCCTGGTACGTCAGCGGAGCTCCATTCAACGCCGGATTACTTCGGTCAAGAATCGCATGCGACGGATCATGAGCAACTACAATGCAGATCGACCAGACCTGTTCAGAAAAGCGGGACAAGAGTATGTCAGCAGCTATCCCCTGTCGGCCGCTGATCGGATTTGCATGAATCAACTGACCTCAGAATGGCTTTTCTTTCTCCAACAGTTGAAGTCAGCCAACCAGGCACTGGTCGACTTTGCCGGGACGGCTCCGATTCGTGAACAGCATCAGCGGGAACTGCTGCAGAGTATCCCGGGCGTTGGTTTTGTGATCACTGAAGTCGTGTTATCGGAGATTGCAGACATCGATCGATTCGACTCTCAGAAGCAGGTAGTTGCCTACGCGGGCCTGGCACCGGGACAACGGGAAAGTGCCGGGAAGATGAAGGAACTCCACATCGAAAAGGCAGGTTCCCGTTATTTGCGCTGGGCGCTGGTGGAGGCCGCCTGGCAACTGGTGTATCGGGTACCGCGCTGGAAGACGATCTACGAGAGGTTGAAAAAACGCTTGAAGGCTAAAAAAGCCATCGTGGCGATCGCCAGGCGTCTGCTGGGAATGATGGTCGCGATCATGAAATCAGGCGAACCATTCACAGCGACACACCAGCCTGCCTGA
- a CDS encoding adenylosuccinate synthase yields MSATSVIGLQWGDEAKGKIVDLLSEQHEIVVRYLGGNNAGHTVKFDGKTYKLSLLPAGVLNPNVTSVITGGVVINPKAFLQEVASIVEQNGPIDPSRLLISDRAHVIFPYHMQEESIFEKSRKENAIGTTMRGIGTCYRDKASRTHAIRMGDLMRPDFFRARLEEIVAYKSKIFQALDPEAEPLNVDAIFEEYCGYAETLKPHVVDTSAYLLKAVAEQKKILFEGAQGSLLDIDHGTFPYVTSSNSSGCGIHNGSGVSERYISKMIGVVKAYTTRVGGGPFVTELHDEIGQRIRDVGNEYGTVTGRPRRCGWFDAVATRYGANISGVDCIAVMLLDVLSGLDELKVCEAYDVNGTQVTDFPSHILDLEQAKPVYRSIPGWKEDITGIRKMEDLPENAIAYIKAIEDIIGKPVEIVSVGPDREQTILLK; encoded by the coding sequence GTGTCAGCGACGTCGGTAATCGGGTTACAGTGGGGCGATGAAGCCAAGGGCAAAATTGTAGACTTACTCTCCGAGCAGCACGAGATCGTGGTGCGTTACCTGGGGGGCAATAATGCAGGCCACACAGTCAAATTTGACGGCAAGACCTATAAACTCTCCCTGCTGCCGGCAGGGGTGCTGAATCCGAATGTCACCTCCGTCATTACCGGCGGGGTGGTGATCAATCCCAAGGCGTTTCTGCAGGAAGTCGCCTCTATCGTTGAACAGAACGGTCCGATTGATCCCAGCCGGCTGTTGATCAGTGACCGGGCCCACGTGATCTTCCCGTATCATATGCAGGAAGAGAGTATTTTCGAGAAGAGCCGCAAAGAGAACGCGATCGGCACGACCATGCGGGGTATCGGAACCTGCTATCGCGACAAAGCGAGTCGGACCCACGCCATTCGGATGGGCGATCTGATGCGTCCTGACTTTTTCCGGGCCCGTCTGGAAGAAATCGTGGCTTATAAAAGTAAGATTTTCCAGGCCCTCGATCCCGAAGCAGAACCGTTGAACGTCGATGCGATCTTTGAAGAGTATTGCGGTTACGCCGAGACTCTGAAACCGCATGTCGTTGATACCAGTGCTTATCTGTTGAAAGCGGTTGCCGAGCAGAAGAAGATTCTGTTCGAAGGGGCCCAGGGGAGCCTGCTGGATATTGACCATGGGACCTTTCCGTACGTGACTTCTTCCAACAGTTCCGGCTGCGGGATTCACAACGGCAGTGGCGTTTCCGAGCGTTACATCAGCAAGATGATCGGCGTGGTGAAAGCCTATACGACACGCGTGGGCGGTGGTCCGTTCGTGACGGAACTGCACGATGAGATCGGGCAGCGGATTCGCGACGTGGGAAATGAATACGGAACTGTCACCGGACGTCCGCGGCGGTGCGGGTGGTTTGACGCTGTCGCTACCCGTTACGGGGCGAATATCAGTGGCGTCGACTGCATTGCCGTCATGCTGCTGGACGTACTGAGTGGTCTGGATGAGCTCAAGGTCTGCGAAGCTTACGACGTGAACGGCACGCAGGTCACCGACTTCCCGAGCCACATTCTGGATCTGGAGCAGGCCAAGCCCGTGTATCGCTCGATTCCCGGCTGGAAAGAAGATATCACCGGCATCCGCAAGATGGAAGATCTGCCCGAGAATGCGATCGCGTACATCAAGGCGATCGAAGATATCATCGGTAAGCCGGTTGAGATTGTTTCTGTCGGACCCGACCGGGAACAGACGATCCTGCTGAAGTAG
- the ndk gene encoding nucleoside-diphosphate kinase: protein MALERTLILIKPDAVQRRLAGTILSRFENKGLKIVGLKLMQVTKELSAEHYAEHVEKPFYPLLEEFITSGPVIAIAAEGPEAISVVRSMMGSTNGRESAPGTIRGDFGVSRQMNLVHGSDGPEAAAREIPIYFKPEELVDYESSLSAWVCADDEK from the coding sequence ATGGCTCTCGAACGCACCCTGATCCTGATTAAACCCGATGCGGTTCAGCGCCGGCTCGCCGGCACCATCCTGTCCCGCTTCGAAAATAAAGGCCTCAAAATTGTCGGCCTCAAACTCATGCAGGTCACTAAGGAACTCTCCGCCGAACATTACGCAGAACATGTGGAAAAGCCGTTCTACCCGCTGCTCGAAGAATTCATCACCTCCGGCCCGGTTATCGCCATCGCCGCTGAAGGACCGGAAGCCATTTCCGTCGTCCGCTCCATGATGGGATCCACCAACGGTCGCGAATCCGCTCCAGGCACCATCCGGGGTGACTTCGGCGTCAGTCGCCAAATGAACCTCGTCCACGGTAGCGACGGCCCCGAAGCCGCCGCCCGTGAAATTCCGATCTACTTCAAACCTGAAGAACTGGTCGATTACGAATCCTCACTGAGCGCCTGGGTCTGTGCTGACGACGAAAAATAG
- a CDS encoding FAD binding domain-containing protein, translating to MRDFEYEAPVSLADAVGLLAKSNGNARPLAGGTDLIDHVRTGRLTTDLIVDLKKIPELMALELNDNGLRLGAAVPCYQIYGHQGIVDNYSAITDSSHIIGGMQIQNRASVGGNLANAGAAADSTPALIALEATVVIAGPDGTREIAVEDFCTGPGQNVLEPGEIIVELHFPARPAHSGSHYRRFIPRNEMDIAVVGVGASVVLDESGENFVSARIGLGAVAAKPFLCQEACDALAGQPVNDETIKKAAEAAKSVVHPITDMRGTEEFRIHVTGVLTERVIKQAVERARG from the coding sequence ATGCGTGATTTTGAATACGAAGCACCTGTTTCCCTGGCTGATGCCGTGGGGTTATTGGCCAAAAGCAATGGAAATGCCCGCCCGCTGGCAGGAGGAACCGACCTGATCGACCATGTCCGCACGGGCCGGTTGACGACCGATCTGATTGTCGATTTGAAGAAAATTCCGGAACTGATGGCACTGGAGCTCAACGACAACGGGCTCCGCCTGGGAGCCGCGGTTCCCTGTTATCAGATCTACGGCCACCAGGGGATCGTCGATAACTACTCCGCGATCACTGACAGCAGTCATATTATTGGCGGCATGCAGATTCAGAACCGGGCCAGCGTCGGGGGAAACCTGGCGAATGCCGGTGCTGCCGCGGATTCAACACCCGCGTTAATCGCTCTGGAAGCGACCGTCGTGATTGCCGGTCCTGATGGGACCCGCGAAATTGCGGTCGAAGATTTCTGCACCGGGCCTGGTCAGAATGTGCTGGAACCGGGGGAGATCATTGTGGAACTCCACTTCCCGGCCCGTCCCGCTCACAGCGGTTCACATTACCGGCGGTTCATTCCCCGGAATGAAATGGATATTGCCGTCGTGGGAGTCGGGGCCTCCGTGGTTCTGGATGAGAGTGGCGAAAACTTCGTTTCGGCCCGCATTGGACTGGGGGCTGTCGCTGCCAAACCGTTCCTGTGCCAGGAAGCGTGTGACGCACTGGCAGGTCAGCCGGTGAATGATGAAACCATCAAAAAAGCAGCGGAGGCAGCGAAGTCGGTCGTGCATCCGATTACCGATATGCGGGGCACCGAAGAATTCCGCATTCATGTGACCGGCGTGTTGACCGAACGTGTCATCAAACAGGCGGTGGAACGTGCTCGGGGATGA
- a CDS encoding MoaD/ThiS family protein — protein MPRLFVPPLLRPFCEGEEEVVVDGSTVLEAVQSLDAQYPGTLERLCPDGKLRPGIAVTVDQNVTPRGLSQKVSPESEIHFLPAIGGG, from the coding sequence ATGCCTCGCCTGTTTGTTCCTCCCCTGCTCAGACCGTTCTGTGAGGGGGAGGAAGAAGTGGTTGTCGACGGGAGCACCGTGCTGGAAGCGGTGCAGTCCCTCGATGCTCAATATCCGGGAACGCTGGAGCGGCTCTGTCCTGACGGGAAGCTGCGGCCCGGAATCGCGGTGACCGTCGATCAGAACGTAACTCCCCGGGGGCTATCGCAGAAGGTGTCACCCGAGAGTGAGATTCATTTCCTGCCCGCGATTGGTGGCGGGTGA